A window of Rhodospirillaceae bacterium contains these coding sequences:
- a CDS encoding polyprenyl synthetase family protein: MINHLLPVATGPEKKVTEAMKYGVMNGGKRVRPFLVLASAKLFNVSEISALRVAAAIEMLHSYSLIHDDLPAMDNSDLRRGLPTVHKKFNEATGILAGDGLLTYAFEVLADPATHSDSMVRCELVAALAKASGAEGMVGGQMMDLEAEHTHLDIGAITRLQRMKTGAIISFSCEAGAILGKASDNPRQALRAYANDLGLAFQIVDDLLDVEGKEEAVGKSVGRDSQAGKATFVSILGVDRARSQAKLLAEQAKNHLSLFEDRADLLKAMADFVVNRRH, translated from the coding sequence ATGATTAACCACTTGTTGCCAGTTGCCACAGGGCCTGAGAAAAAGGTCACGGAAGCTATGAAATATGGGGTGATGAACGGCGGCAAAAGGGTTCGGCCATTTTTGGTGTTGGCTAGCGCTAAATTGTTTAACGTGTCGGAAATCAGTGCTTTGCGGGTGGCCGCCGCCATTGAAATGCTGCATTCCTATAGCTTGATCCATGATGATTTGCCAGCCATGGATAACAGCGATTTGCGGCGCGGATTGCCGACTGTCCACAAAAAATTTAATGAAGCCACCGGTATTTTGGCAGGCGACGGGTTATTAACCTATGCTTTTGAGGTATTGGCGGATCCTGCCACCCATAGCGATAGCATGGTGCGTTGTGAATTGGTGGCGGCTTTGGCTAAAGCCTCGGGGGCTGAGGGAATGGTCGGGGGACAAATGATGGATTTGGAGGCAGAACATACCCATTTGGATATTGGGGCCATTACCCGCTTGCAACGCATGAAGACAGGGGCAATTATTAGTTTCTCTTGTGAAGCAGGGGCGATTTTGGGGAAAGCTTCTGATAATCCCCGCCAGGCTTTACGAGCCTATGCCAATGATTTGGGTTTAGCTTTCCAGATCGTTGATGATTTATTGGATGTTGAGGGGAAGGAGGAAGCGGTTGGAAAATCGGTGGGACGGGATTCTCAGGCGGGAAAGGCCACTTTTGTTTCTATTTTGGGGGTTGATCGAGCACGGTCTCAAGCCAAACTTTTGGCCGAACAGGCGAAGAATCATTTATCACTTTTTGAAGACCGAGCTGATCTTTTAAAAGCAATGGCGGATTTTGTGGTAAATAGGCGCCATTAG
- a CDS encoding exodeoxyribonuclease VII small subunit — protein sequence MDQSVSNHRDIAGMEFEQALNELQIIVKNLERGDVKLEEAVRFYERGILLKKHCETKLRQAQLKIEQIMLDEQGEPRDKQMVGAQQATNHQTSVSLKAAAPKIEGERTAKTAAKLARPASQSDDDIPF from the coding sequence ATGGATCAATCAGTAAGCAACCACCGGGATATTGCCGGAATGGAATTTGAACAAGCGTTGAATGAATTGCAAATCATTGTCAAAAATTTGGAGCGCGGGGACGTGAAGCTTGAAGAGGCCGTCCGGTTTTATGAACGGGGTATATTGCTTAAAAAACACTGTGAAACGAAATTGCGGCAAGCCCAATTGAAAATTGAACAGATTATGTTGGATGAGCAAGGCGAGCCACGGGATAAGCAAATGGTTGGCGCCCAACAGGCAACGAATCATCAAACCTCCGTTTCACTAAAGGCGGCCGCCCCTAAAATTGAAGGGGAGCGCACGGCCAAAACCGCTGCTAAACTAGCTAGACCGGCATCACAATCAGATGATGACATCCCGTTTTAG
- a CDS encoding ribbon-helix-helix domain-containing protein translates to MNAPIAKYSVRLAKHRTSISIEPIFWEMLKEVAAAKNLSRQQLIEVIDQQRLQTGGAVANLSSALRVYILLYYVNGRADFAQDQKQL, encoded by the coding sequence ATGAACGCCCCGATTGCCAAATATTCGGTAAGGTTAGCCAAACACCGGACATCGATTTCAATTGAGCCTATTTTCTGGGAGATGTTGAAAGAGGTTGCCGCTGCCAAGAACCTATCAAGGCAGCAATTAATTGAAGTGATTGATCAGCAGCGGTTGCAAACAGGGGGAGCTGTTGCTAATTTATCCAGTGCTTTGCGCGTATATATTTTATTGTATTATGTGAATGGCCGGGCGGATTTTGCCCAAGACCAAAAACAGCTTTAG
- the fumC gene encoding class II fumarate hydratase, which yields MTNQINYRQETDSMGSVKVAADRYWGAQTQRSLENFKIGGEKMPVEIIHAYGLIKQAATLVNMEMGSLNQKVGQAIIQAAVEVAEGKWDDHFPLVVWQTGSGTQTNMNVNEVIANRANEILGGKRGDKTPVHPNDHVNFGQSSNDSFPTAMHVAAIYQIHQKLLPALQHMQQVLAKKTLEYQDIVKIGRTHLQDATPLTLGQEFSGYATQLKLGIERVKSSLPRLYALAQGGTAVGTGLNTKPGFAEKFATQIAKLSKLPFVSADNKFEALASHDALVEISGVYNVLAVSLTKIANDIRLLGSGPRSGLGELLLPENEPGSSIMPGKVNPTQAEALTMVATQVMGNHMTVTVAGSQGHLELNVYKPVMIYNVLQSGRLLSDACHSFTDNCLVGIQPNQERIRQLLQQSLMLVTALNPHIGYDNAAKAAKKAHKENLTLREAVVALKFLTGEQFDKLVKPEDMIGPSAR from the coding sequence ATGACCAACCAGATCAACTACCGCCAGGAAACAGATTCGATGGGATCTGTTAAAGTTGCTGCCGACCGTTATTGGGGGGCGCAAACCCAACGTTCTTTAGAAAATTTTAAAATCGGCGGCGAGAAAATGCCCGTGGAAATCATCCACGCATACGGCTTGATTAAACAGGCGGCTACCCTTGTCAATATGGAAATGGGCAGTTTAAACCAGAAAGTTGGCCAGGCAATTATCCAAGCAGCTGTTGAAGTAGCGGAGGGGAAATGGGATGACCATTTTCCCCTGGTTGTTTGGCAAACAGGTTCCGGTACGCAAACCAACATGAATGTGAATGAGGTGATTGCCAACCGGGCGAATGAAATATTGGGGGGGAAAAGGGGGGATAAAACCCCCGTTCACCCCAATGATCATGTCAATTTTGGCCAATCGTCGAATGATTCTTTCCCAACCGCCATGCATGTGGCCGCCATTTATCAAATTCATCAAAAATTATTGCCCGCCCTTCAGCATATGCAGCAGGTGCTGGCCAAGAAAACCTTGGAATATCAAGATATTGTTAAAATTGGCCGGACGCATCTGCAAGATGCCACCCCCTTAACGTTAGGCCAAGAATTTTCAGGATATGCCACCCAGCTAAAATTAGGGATTGAGCGGGTTAAATCCAGCCTGCCGAGGTTATATGCCCTGGCGCAGGGGGGGACAGCGGTGGGTACTGGTCTGAACACCAAGCCAGGATTTGCCGAGAAGTTTGCAACCCAAATAGCAAAACTCAGCAAATTGCCCTTTGTGAGCGCTGATAATAAGTTTGAAGCCCTGGCCAGCCATGATGCCTTGGTGGAGATTTCGGGCGTATATAATGTTTTGGCGGTATCTTTAACGAAAATTGCCAATGACATCCGTTTATTGGGTTCAGGGCCGCGCTCGGGGCTTGGGGAACTGTTATTGCCAGAGAATGAGCCTGGGTCGTCGATTATGCCGGGGAAGGTTAACCCAACCCAAGCGGAAGCCTTAACGATGGTTGCCACCCAAGTGATGGGCAATCACATGACGGTGACTGTTGCTGGCAGCCAAGGGCATTTGGAGCTGAATGTGTATAAGCCCGTCATGATTTATAATGTCCTGCAATCGGGGCGTTTATTAAGTGATGCTTGCCATAGTTTTACCGATAATTGCCTGGTTGGCATTCAACCCAATCAAGAAAGAATTAGGCAATTGCTGCAACAATCCTTAATGTTGGTCACCGCGCTTAATCCGCATATTGGCTATGATAATGCCGCCAAGGCCGCTAAAAAAGCCCATAAAGAGAATTTGACCTTGCGGGAAGCAGTGGTTGCCCTGAAGTTTTTGACGGGCGAACAATTTGATAAATTGGTGAAACCCGAGGATATGATAGGTCCTTCGGCAAGATGA
- a CDS encoding TfoX/Sxy family protein, whose product MKQTKLDSLTDQAMDRLLMGLVSLGHPTRRAMFGGHGLYIDGVIFALIVGHDVYLKVSDANQQDFEKINSGPFVYEGKAKPVAMSYWLLPAAIRDKPQEWLAWAEKSWNISKKNQKNKPAKKKPK is encoded by the coding sequence ATGAAACAAACAAAGCTGGATAGCCTAACAGATCAAGCAATGGACCGGTTGCTGATGGGGCTTGTATCCCTTGGCCATCCCACCCGTCGTGCCATGTTCGGCGGGCATGGGTTATATATCGATGGGGTGATTTTTGCCCTTATTGTTGGTCATGATGTTTATTTAAAAGTTAGTGATGCCAATCAACAGGATTTCGAAAAAATCAATAGCGGGCCTTTTGTTTATGAAGGCAAGGCGAAACCAGTTGCCATGTCTTACTGGTTATTGCCAGCTGCTATCCGTGATAAGCCCCAAGAATGGCTGGCGTGGGCAGAAAAATCTTGGAATATTTCCAAAAAAAATCAAAAAAATAAACCAGCTAAGAAAAAACCAAAATAG
- a CDS encoding D-alanyl-D-alanine carboxypeptidase: MWSQNSPPLLPPQAVTSYVLVDLETGQILDGLNIDEIQPIASVAKIMTALIALEQLGSDFRFETMLLANGPIDQGILQGDLLLWGGGDPFLSSDDLATLAQSLNQAPLRQVTGNFYYGDLASPPQKSIRCSRWQPLITPELALYQ, translated from the coding sequence GTGTGGTCACAGAATTCGCCTCCCCTCCTGCCCCCCCAAGCTGTTACCAGTTATGTTTTGGTCGATTTGGAAACAGGCCAAATATTGGACGGTTTAAATATAGATGAGATTCAACCCATTGCCTCCGTTGCCAAAATAATGACCGCCCTGATAGCGTTGGAGCAATTGGGATCTGATTTCCGTTTTGAAACGATGTTGCTGGCTAACGGCCCTATTGATCAAGGCATATTGCAAGGGGATTTATTGTTATGGGGTGGGGGCGACCCCTTTCTCAGCAGTGACGATCTGGCAACACTCGCCCAATCTTTAAACCAGGCACCGTTACGACAAGTGACGGGAAATTTTTACTATGGGGATTTAGCCTCACCCCCGCAGAAATCAATCCGCTGCAGCCGATGGCAGCCCCTTATAACCCCGGAATTAGCCCTTTATCAGTAG
- a CDS encoding D-alanyl-D-alanine carboxypeptidase — protein MIALRVISGLGRRRIYRSLNWQDLEIQQFSGLGHANHLTSRQMAAILKYLWDHPKEYAVLGQGLSIPPFLSASPIASYIQVKTGTLVGVSAISGYLFSSTHRPLAFFIASHNPQEISNLLVAAGNRSPFSSAAQRQWQQQTRQFQKELLEYWFRTH, from the coding sequence GTGATTGCATTGCGCGTTATTTCAGGGCTTGGGCGCAGGCGAATTTACCGCAGCTTAAACTGGCAAGACCTAGAGATCCAGCAATTTTCGGGATTAGGCCACGCGAACCACCTAACCAGCCGGCAGATGGCGGCTATTTTAAAGTATTTGTGGGATCATCCCAAAGAATATGCGGTTTTGGGACAAGGTTTATCCATTCCCCCATTTTTGTCTGCAAGCCCCATCGCTTCCTATATCCAGGTAAAAACCGGCACCTTGGTGGGCGTCAGCGCCATTAGCGGCTATCTTTTCTCATCCACGCATCGCCCTTTGGCTTTTTTTATAGCGTCCCACAACCCCCAGGAAATTAGCAACCTGTTGGTAGCAGCAGGCAACCGTTCACCCTTTTCAAGCGCCGCGCAAAGACAATGGCAGCAACAAACGCGCCAATTCCAAAAAGAACTACTGGAATATTGGTTCAGAACCCATTAA
- a CDS encoding BMP family ABC transporter substrate-binding protein: MKKLLSLAFAAMALFGHSANAQQFQPAIIFDMGGKFDKSFNEGVYNGAERFRKETNITYRDFEITNDSQREQALRNMATRGATIITIAGFSAANAVEKIAKEFPNVKFTIIDAVVDLPNVQSVVFKEHEGSFLVGAIAAKTSKTGVIGFIGGMDIPLIRNFACGYKQGARAVNPKITVLQNMTGTTGAAWNDPTRGAELARSQFDRKADVVFAAAGATGLGVLQAAKDSKKLAIGVDSNQNYLHPGTILTSMLKRVDVAVYDALQAARNNTWKPGIRIIGLSEGGVDWALDQYNRSLITPEVEKMVGQYRQDIISGKIKVADYYTNNKCPIE, from the coding sequence ATGAAAAAATTACTCTCCCTTGCCTTTGCTGCCATGGCCCTGTTTGGCCATTCCGCCAATGCCCAACAATTCCAACCCGCCATTATTTTCGATATGGGCGGGAAATTCGATAAGTCCTTTAATGAAGGGGTTTATAACGGGGCAGAACGTTTCCGCAAAGAAACCAATATCACCTACCGCGACTTTGAAATCACCAATGACTCGCAGCGCGAACAGGCTTTGCGCAACATGGCTACACGCGGCGCCACGATCATTACCATCGCCGGTTTTTCAGCTGCCAATGCAGTAGAAAAAATTGCCAAAGAATTTCCCAACGTCAAATTTACCATCATCGATGCCGTTGTTGACTTGCCGAATGTCCAGTCCGTGGTTTTTAAAGAACATGAAGGTTCTTTCCTAGTGGGGGCGATTGCCGCCAAAACTTCTAAAACAGGGGTGATTGGATTCATTGGCGGGATGGATATCCCGTTGATCCGAAACTTTGCTTGTGGATATAAACAAGGGGCACGGGCCGTCAACCCCAAGATTACTGTTTTACAAAATATGACAGGCACTACCGGGGCGGCCTGGAATGATCCTACCCGTGGCGCAGAGCTAGCCAGAAGCCAATTTGACCGGAAGGCTGATGTAGTTTTTGCGGCAGCTGGCGCAACAGGCCTTGGCGTGCTGCAAGCGGCCAAAGATAGTAAAAAATTGGCCATCGGTGTTGACAGCAACCAAAACTACCTGCACCCGGGTACCATTTTAACATCCATGTTAAAGCGGGTCGATGTGGCGGTTTACGATGCTTTGCAGGCTGCACGCAATAATACCTGGAAACCAGGCATTCGGATTATCGGCTTGTCTGAAGGGGGCGTTGATTGGGCTTTGGATCAATATAACAGGTCTCTGATTACGCCAGAAGTTGAGAAAATGGTGGGCCAGTACCGCCAAGATATTATTAGCGGCAAAATTAAGGTTGCTGATTACTATACCAACAATAAATGTCCGATTGAATAG